In one Hemiscyllium ocellatum isolate sHemOce1 chromosome 38 unlocalized genomic scaffold, sHemOce1.pat.X.cur. SUPER_38_unloc_4, whole genome shotgun sequence genomic region, the following are encoded:
- the LOC132808768 gene encoding alpha-tectorin-like, whose translation MPGKHIPNFSLPEVCSPDSPLTNTPPPHTDHGVNGESVNLPVSLESGKVRVFRSGSAAVLETVFGLRVSYDWSHYAVVMVPSLYSGSLCGLCGNFNGEPADDFVSPNGTALPTAAVFGNSWKISHPEAVCSDDPGSVIRCSDSDRRLLSSESYCGVLSNVSGPFHRCHSVLSPMSSQENCIYDLCAVGVSEELRCQAIGSYAAECQRRGVMTGDWRNATGCGKDQSCLWELLAPAPNHGHSELVVTAFGRFHGDMGGGGHSARHQGGSSGLI comes from the exons ATGCCAGGGAAACACATTCCCAATTTCAGTCTCCCAGAGGTGTGCTCTCCAGACTCCCCCTTAACCAACACGCcgcccccccacactgaccatggg GTAAACGGAGAGAGTGTCAATTTGCCAGTGAGTTTAGAATCCGGGAAAGTCCGTGTTTTCCGGAGCGGATCGGCGGCGGTGCTGGAGACGGTGTTTGGGCTCCGAGTGTCCTACGACTGGAGCCATTACGCGGTGGTGATGGTTCCCAGTCTGTATTCGGGATCACTGTGCGGACTGTGTGGAAACTTCAACGGAGAGCCGGCAGATGATTTTGTGTCTCCCAACGGCACGGCGCTGCCTACAGCAGCAGTGTTCGGGAACAGCTGGAAAATCTCCCATCCCGAGGCTGTGTGCTCGGACGATCCGGGCTCGGTGATTCGGTGCAGTGACTCTGACCGCCGTCTCTTGAGCTCCGAAAGTTACTGCGGTGTTCTGAGCAACGTCAGTGGGCCATTCCACCGGTGTCATTCGGTGCTGAGCCCGATGAGTTCCCAGGAAAACTGCATCTATGATCTGTGTGCGGTGGGAGTGAGCGAGGAGCTGCGGTGTCAGGCGATTGGATCGTACGCCGCAGAGTGTCAGAGACGGGGAGTGATGACCGGAGATTGGAGAAATGCCACGGGCTGCGGTAAGGACCAAAGTTGTCTTTGGGAGCTACTGGCCCCTGCTCCAAATCACGGTCACTCCGAGCTGGTGGTCACTGCCTTTGGCCGTTTCCATGGGGACATGGGAGGAGGTGGCCACTCAGCCCGTCATCAGGGAGGCAGCTCAGGGCTGATCTGA